The following are from one region of the Paenibacillus sp. KS-LC4 genome:
- the rlmB gene encoding 23S rRNA (guanosine(2251)-2'-O)-methyltransferase RlmB → MTETNPQDEIIAGKHPVLEALRSGREINKIWIAEGAQKSMTQPITAEAKKNGIIVQFVDKRKLDGMAEGVQHQGVIAQAAAFRYAEIEEILEAARSRNETPFILLLDEIEDPHNLGSILRTAECTGVHGVIIPKRRAVGLTATVSKTSAGAAEYVPVARVTNLAQTIDRLKEEGIWIAGTDVSAKQEIYSMKFDMPLAVVIGNEGKGIGRLIKEKCDFLVKLPMQGQLNSLNASVAAGVFMYEVVRQRRSV, encoded by the coding sequence ATGACTGAGACTAACCCGCAAGATGAAATTATTGCTGGCAAGCATCCCGTGCTGGAGGCGCTTCGTTCCGGGCGCGAAATTAATAAAATTTGGATCGCTGAGGGCGCCCAGAAGAGCATGACACAGCCGATTACCGCAGAGGCGAAAAAAAACGGAATTATCGTACAATTTGTCGATAAAAGGAAGCTCGATGGCATGGCCGAGGGCGTTCAGCATCAAGGCGTTATTGCACAGGCGGCTGCTTTTCGCTACGCCGAAATTGAAGAAATATTAGAAGCGGCGCGCAGCCGCAATGAGACGCCTTTTATTTTGCTGCTGGATGAAATTGAGGACCCTCACAATTTGGGTTCCATTCTGCGGACAGCGGAATGCACCGGTGTTCATGGCGTTATTATTCCGAAGCGCCGTGCGGTTGGACTGACGGCAACCGTCTCCAAAACGTCGGCTGGAGCAGCGGAATATGTGCCTGTTGCACGCGTGACTAATCTGGCGCAAACCATTGATCGGCTGAAGGAAGAAGGCATATGGATAGCGGGTACGGATGTCAGCGCCAAGCAGGAAATATATTCGATGAAGTTCGACATGCCGCTCGCAGTCGTCATCGGCAATGAAGGCAAAGGCATTGGCCGTCTCATTAAAGAAAAATGTGATTTTCTGGTGAAGCTTCCGATGCAGGGTCAGCTTAATTCGCTG
- a CDS encoding ribonuclease III domain-containing protein, with product MSELHNNEALASDLLFYTPSKKTNLLNPVVLAYVGDSVFELLVRQYLVSLPNHKPHHLHREATGIVSAKAQRRILLEYWQPLLTEEEADVVRRGRNTKSGAPPKNADPADYRQATALECLVGYLYYEGRIQRLHELFACAIAAREEGEQRQAQPAAPSLAAKKTKEGE from the coding sequence ATGAGTGAGCTGCATAACAACGAGGCGTTAGCAAGCGACTTATTGTTCTACACGCCTTCGAAAAAAACAAATCTGCTGAACCCCGTTGTGCTCGCCTACGTTGGTGACAGTGTGTTCGAGCTGCTGGTACGCCAATATTTGGTGTCGCTGCCGAATCATAAGCCGCATCACCTGCATCGGGAAGCGACGGGCATCGTCTCGGCAAAGGCGCAGCGGCGGATTTTGCTGGAGTATTGGCAGCCGCTGCTGACGGAAGAAGAGGCAGATGTGGTGCGGCGCGGGCGGAATACGAAATCTGGTGCGCCACCTAAAAATGCTGATCCCGCCGATTATCGTCAAGCTACCGCGCTTGAATGTCTCGTTGGGTATTTATATTATGAGGGCCGCATTCAGCGCTTGCATGAGTTATTCGCCTGTGCGATTGCAGCAAGAGAAGAGGGGGAGCAGCGGCAGGCACAGCCAGCCGCTCCTTCCCTCGCAGCCAAGAAAACAAAGGAGGGCGAATAA